Proteins from a genomic interval of Stenotrophomonas maltophilia R551-3:
- a CDS encoding YcgL domain-containing protein, translated as MHAYVYKSQLKPDTYVYVPRRDDFSALPAPLLTSLGALTFVLDVALEARRRLAQADPDKVRSEMNERGFYLQVPPSVSSLMPRHYD; from the coding sequence ATGCACGCCTACGTCTATAAAAGCCAACTCAAGCCAGACACCTACGTCTACGTCCCCCGACGCGATGATTTCAGCGCGCTGCCCGCGCCGCTGCTCACCTCGCTGGGGGCGCTTACCTTCGTCCTGGACGTGGCCCTGGAGGCCCGGCGCCGCCTGGCCCAGGCTGATCCGGACAAGGTCCGCAGCGAAATGAATGAACGTGGTTTCTACCTGCAGGTACCGCCATCGGTGTCCAGCCTGATGCCGCGACACTATGACTGA